In the Oncorhynchus tshawytscha isolate Ot180627B linkage group LG17, Otsh_v2.0, whole genome shotgun sequence genome, GTCTGGGAAGGCAGTGGCTAGGCTCGGAGCATAACTAGCTCTGGGGTTGGGCATGGATAATGATGAAGATCCACTGGGGTCACTCCTCCTCAGTTGTGCGGCTTCCATCATGTTACGCTGAGAACAACAACCAAAGAGTTACACTATTTCTCgtttgcttgtttgtgtgtggtaAATACACAACCAGAGACATAAAATACATGTAAATACATTAAATAATGAGGTTCAGCTTCAGTTTATAGGAAACCGCATATACCTGGTGTATAGAGGCTTGAGTGCTGATGGGTCCTGTGTTAGGAGGTGCATGAGAGTAGCGGGAGGTACCCTGTAGCACATCCATTGGTTTGGGAGGGAAGCTGGAGTTGTGGATGAGATCCCTTAGAGACTAGAATGAGATATGGCACAAACAACAGAGGCAAGCATTTTTCACAAGTTTTGCAAttacacatttaaaaaacaaaaaaaacaataacacaactcAGTAAACAGAAATCATAATCGGTTCCTTTGCATCAGCTTGTCTCCATTTTATCATAACTGAAATAGCATGTTCTCAGTGACTCCGTGTCGGATAACAGCAAAGAGCAAATCTACAACTTCAAAAAGGGAttagaaaaaacaacaaaaaagaatCACACACATACCTGAGGAGGGAAGCCTGCGTTTTGCAGCATAGAGGTGGGGCTCCTGGGGTTGGGATGGGTTTGGGGGCCGGGGGGTCCGTAACTCCGGCCTGGCTGCTGGATCTGGACCATGTTGGGGGGACCCTGTGATGGAGAACCCCCCTGGTGGGGCCTCTGTGGAGGTGGGCCCCCTGGACCTGGCCCCGGGAGCTTCAGACCCTGCTGGTACCAGGACCAATGATTGGGAGGGGGCTGTCCAGCCCTGTTGGGGTGCTGAGCAAGCTTCTCTACCTGCAGCTGGAGCTGGGCCAGGGTGCTCCCACGCTGGTGGGCGGTGGAGCCTGGAGGGAAGGCCCCGGGTTGGCCCTCTCCTCTAGGGCCGGGGCCAGGCTGGCTGGGGTGGCCAGGAGGGAAGCCCTGCTGCATGGAACTGGGCTGACGACCAGGGATTCTCTCTACTGCCAAAGACCCTTAGGAAATGCACAGAAACATGAACAAACATTAGTTCAACAAGGTCTGCATTTAACATCATGGGGATTATTTTGGATTCGGCCTACAGTATCGGTCAGAACTGAAGTTTTAGGGTTCTTACCAAGGTCGACATTTGAGGCCCAGAAACCGGAGCGACACTGGAAGCGGACTGAGCTCTGAGGGACGATGGATGCGTTACAGTTGGCCCTCATTAGGTAATGGATTTGGCAAAGAATCTGAAAGAAAAGGTTTCTGAATCACTCAAATGCTTTTGAACATTACAAATTCAGTTTAAAATGTGTATTTCCACACAGAGCTGTCTGAACAATTTAGGTCAACATTATCCCTCGTGGGTTTAAAAGGTAGGCCAAAATAAATCCAACTCCCCAGTTAAAGTTATGGTTCCTACCAGTCTTTTGCAGTACAGCAGAGCTGTGCCACTGTGACTGGCTGTGGCCCACTTGGTGAAGTTGATGACGTGATCTAGATGTCTGGTCAGGTGGCTGACATCTTCTTGTTGTTTCTTCAGTCCGACCTCATGGTCCTTAGTCAGTGTCTGAAACAACCAACATGATTAGCACAAAGCTACTTACAAATATGCTCACATAGGTAACTAGAGCCATGTTAGCAGAAGTGTACATTATTTATTGTGGTGGTGAAATGACAACATGATAGCTCATGTCCTATTTAACAAACATACCTCAAGTTGATTGACCAAGATTTTTCCCTTTCTGTTGATCTCCATGATCAAGTTGCAAATTGATTTCTTTATCTCATTGGTGACAGATTTGCGGTTTTCATCGACTTGCTGGAGTCTGAAAGAATAAAGATAGAAGTAGAAAAGGAAATGATGAGTTTGCCTGTAGTCAATCATGCTATTGAACTTGTCTATGTACATAACATAAAATGTTATGTACATGTTTGCACGTTTAGTGTATGTAATAAGTAAGTTACCCATTGTTGATGCAATTGGACACTTCTTCTATGGCTTTCCTCTTCTCCTGTAGCTGATGTGTCATGTTTTCCAGGTGTTGCCTGTGGTTTCTGTAGGCATCCTCAAGGAACTGGTAACTGGAGAGACAAGGTATGCAGAGTAATGGGAAATTGAGTAATTATTTTCCTGTATTTGGTTTACTGGTGATATGGATTGATATGTAAAAAACATGACTATGTGCAGGGAGATGTGTTCCCTTGGGGAAGGGAAACAGGAGGTAATCACGTATGCTTAAGTACCATATTTAAGTCATTTTGCGCCTGTTAATTATAGACTATCTGCTATAACAATTTTACTGCGTTACAgctcataaggaaatcagtcaattaaaataaatgattaggccctaatctatggatttcacatgactgagcagggggttcagccatgggtgggcacttgggagccaggcccacccactggggagccaggcacaaCCACCCACAAGAGATTTATTAGACAGAAATACTACTCCGTTTCAGGAAGCCGAATATGGAGGTCCTGGTGGTTACACATAGTCTGCAATTGTGAGGCAGGTTTGTCatacttccaaattctctaaacgACGTTGGcgatggcttatggtagagaaattaacattcaattctctggcaacaactctggtagacattcctgcagtcagcacgctaattgcatgctccctcaaaacttgagacacctgTAACATTGTGTTGTGagaaaaaactgcacattttagagtggctttttattgtctccagcacaaggtgcacttgtgtaatgatcatgctgtttaatcaacttcttgatacaccacacttgtcaggtggatggattatcttcgcaaagaagaaatgctcactaacagggatgtaaacaaatgtgcacaaaatttgagagaaataatatttttgtgcatatggaaaattcatggtatcttttatttcagctcatgaaacatgggaccaacacccaacactttacatgatgcACTTATATTTTTGATGAGTATAAGTTTATGTTCCGACCTATGACCTGTTTATCTGTCAGTATCAAATGTCTGCCAGTGCTGAATGTTATGGTTCAAGTTTGACTGAGTCTAGGGCACACTGATAATGTAATTTTTCTGTGACACAGATTCTGTAGCAGCTAATGTGACTTCCTACAAGCCTCTTGGGCTGTTTACAGAACCTTCAGTGCTGTGTGATTAATATATAATTAGAGGTCCTCCTTGAAGGTGATCTCTCTGAATTCCTGTAATAAACCAGATAATTTTTTAAATTGATATTATCAACGACTGCTCTCCTTTTTGTTCACCTGAAAATCGCCTTTACACAGAGGATTAATACCAACACATGAAGCACAGGTACAAAAATACTTATAAAATATACAACCAGTTTGAGCATAATATTGACTATTGACTGTTGTAGGTTTCAACTCAGGCCTCTGATAGGTAGGTCTCTTGTTACatttaagtaatttagcagatttgcttatccagagtgacttagttAGTGCTAGCAGATACAGCATGCTAGCAAATGCCCATAGACTTCGTCATTGAGCTAACACTGGCTTGCGAAacaaacttccttcatactggacacagagacataacaatggtatccactagttcatctgactctggggaagccTCACtgtcaaaatcccaaagtatccctttatgGTAGCTAAGCACGACAAAAgtcgcctctagcactgtgatgcagtgccttagaccgctgcgccactccaaaataaataaaaggtgagTAAAAGGTGGTCATACTTGTGGTCTTTGTGCTTGAGCAGCTGACAATCTCTGCATGTGAGACGGTCGCAGGTCTCACAGAACAGCTTGAGGGGCTCCTGCTTGTGGATGTCACAAAACACTGGCTTCTGTGTGGATGCACCAACAGCCTCTGGAATAAGACAATAATTTAGCCTAGAAGAAAATAAATCACTACGCATTTACCCATCTACATATTTGTGATTCGGTTTCATAGGATTTAGTTGTGCAGCTCCTACCTACCACCTTCCTTGGCATTCTATTTTCTTACAGTATACAATTCAGAAAGCCACATTTTCATAGAGTAGGCTACCTGGGGACATCTCTTCCTTCTGCCGTATGGTATGATCCCTGGTGAACTTGACTCGCTGGTGGGCCTCAATACATGTCACACACAGGAactccacacactccacacagAACCCCGTGGCCTCTGTGTTGTCATCACAACTCATACACACCTGGAAATAGGGAAGGTAGAACATATGAGAAAGAACTTGCCTTTACGTGAATCCATGATTTTAGTCCCATGCACCACTTCAGTGGTGACACATGGTctacagtgccatcagaaagtattcacactccttgacttattgcacaatttgttgtgttacagcctgaattgaattAAATAGAgatttgttgtccctctcctaaataagttcaggagtaaaaaatttGATTAACAAGTAAcataagttgtatggactcaccgtttaacatgatttttgaatgaattcctcatctctgtaccccacaattATCTGAAAGATCcgtcagtttttttattttattttttatttatccgttattttaccaggtaagttgactgaaaacacgttctcatttacagcaacgacctggggaatagttacaggggagaggaggggggtgaatgagccaatcgtaaactggggattattaggtgaccgtgatggtttgagggccagattgggaatttagccaggacaccggggttaacacccctactcttacgataagtgccatgggatctttaatgacctcagagagtcaggacacccgtttaacgtcccatccgaaagacagcaccctacacagggcagtgtccccaatcactgccctggggcattgggatattttttagaccagcggaaagagtgcctcctactggccctccaacaccatttccagcagcatctggtctcctatccagggactgaccaggaccaaccctgcttagcttcagaagcaagccagcagtggtatgcagggtggtatgctgctggcagttgggcagtgaatttcaaacacagataaaatcacaaaagaccagtgaggttttccaatgcctcgcagagTAGGGCACCTCTATTAGTAGATGGgtcaaaataaaaaagcagacaatgaatatccctttgatcacGGTGAAGTTAATATTTACACTTTTGATCGTCTATCAATACACACcgtcactacaaaaatacaggcatctttcctaactcagttgccggagaggaaagaaacctctcagggatttcaccatgaggccaaaagTGACTAACAGTTAGATtttttaatggctgtgaaagggGTAAACTGAGGATGGAACAACAACATCGTAGTTACGACACAAAacaaacctaattgacagagtgaaaaggaaaccTGTAGAgaacaaaaatattccaaaatatgcatcctgtttgcaagaaggcactaaagtaatactgcaaaaaatgtggcaaagcaattaacattTTGCCCTGAATTCAAAGTGTTATATTTGAggcaaattcaaaacaacacatTACGAGTACCATTctcaatattttcaagcatagtggtggcttcaCCATGATATGGGTATGATTGTtattgttaaggactgggaagtttttccaggacaaaaaaataaactgagctaagtacaggcaaaatctTAAAGGAAaacctgctttccaacagacactgggagatgaattcacatttcagcaggacaacctcaaacacaaggccaaatctacacaggAGTTTCATACCaataagacagtgaatgttcttgagtgtgAGTTCAAGGTTTGACTTAAATccgcttgaaaatctatggcaagacctgaaaatggttgtcttgcaatgatcaacaaccaatttgacagagcttgaagaattttgaaagggATAATGGGcgaatgttgcacaatccaggtgtggaaagctcttcaaGTCATACTCAGAACGCCTCACAACTGTAATCGCTGTTTCTAcaaagtatcaaatcaaatcaaatcaaattttgatgTGTTAAAGCTTTAAAAAGCtttaaaaatgtggaataagtcaaggggtatcaatactttctaaaggcactgtaagtgTCCTGGGTCTCGGTCAGTAAGCACTTATTACCGGACAAGGATTCACCATCTGAAAAATGTTTAACCCATTTGAGCGTACCATTTGTGACCCTTCCTGGTAACCaatattaacacacctgactggtCTTCTCCACTGTGCTGCTGGGAACCTCCACAGAGTCCTTCACAAAGAAGTTATCGAGCACCTCCACCTCCCAGCACTCTTGTCGACACACTGGGCAGCGGATCACATTGACTGGAACCAGtgaaataacacacagaaatgagTAAGGCATCTATTAATATTACAACCAATCTGACAGACGATTTTGAAAATCCATTAAGGCCAAGTTACAAAAGAAATCTTCGTTTTAATGAAAAGTTGCAATGATTATCCTGCACTTTAGTGACTAGTAGTCGGACTACAGTAATCAACTTTCCGATAAACAAACTGACGGATCTCACGTGGTTTCGAGCTGTCCGCTTGAAGTTGCGGGTCGCGCCGTTGTTCAGTGTTGACTAAGTTCCTTGAAGGAGGTGGAAGACACTTATTGCAGAAAGAGTGGAGGCATGGCAGAAGTTTCGGCTCTCTGTTATGGAAATTCAACTTGCAGACAGGGCAGGTGTCCATGAGACCGAGGCTACCCCCTAGCTGTTTCGCCCTCTCCTCTTCAGCTGGCAAGCTCTCTGCCTCGTTTTCCACAATAATAACAAGGTCATCGTTGTCCACAGCAGCTTCTGGGCTCTCATCCATTGTCTCTGTTATAGCTGTGTGCCTATTCAAGATGGACTTGGGTGCTTGGAAACCAatcactgttagctagctagcggatactagctaatgttagctagtctcTCTACAGTCTGTTAATTAACGTCGAAATCAGTTGGGCATATGTCTTGTACGAGCAAAGTTCATGGTTCATACAGAATACTACCTTCCGAAATGACCCCCAGTAATGGCAGGTTAAGCCAACGTTAGTATAAAAATATTAATTTCAAAGGTTTAACTCTGCGGTTGggaagctagctggctaacgttagctagatgaCACATTTGCTACTACGAAGGATGACGCAACTTAATTATTAAATAGCTGCCTAGTGTAAATGAAACTGAACAATAGTAGAGGACACATAATAGTAATTTTGTACAATAAACGTGCAATACAAACTTCTATTAATGGAAATTGCTTGCTACCATTTGTGCAAACAACATTATCTCCGCCCGAAAAAAAAAAACTCACGCAGTTCCCAGCATGCACTTCGACTTTCTATGGTACAGCGACTAGTGCAGGACAAAATAGCTTGTTAAATTCGAAAGGCGTTTTTTAATTGTTCATGGAAATCAACATAAGCAAAGAACAATATACCaagttaaaaaattaaaaaacattatGCATTTCTTTTCTCACAGTCATATTTACTTAGATGATTCCTCATTCATTGTCAATGTATTAATCCCCCCCTGAGTCCCTGCCAGCAAAGCCCAGTAGCCTGGAGAGGAGTTGATGGGCAGGGACCAAAGGGTAACACGAGGATAGCCTATCCATTATCTTCGGAAGTCTAGAGAGGACATATGAATACAAAATCAATTCCCTCGTTATGTCGAGATCACAACTTATTTTTCTCATGGTCACAACATAACAACCGTTGTTTTGTCGAGATCACGAAATAAACTCTATATATAGGAGTGGACGAATTGATGATAGATTGACAGTATGGTTGAGGTGGCAGAGCCCACGGTGGATCCGCACATATATTTTTGTTGATTGCTAGTAGATTTCATGCTAACATGATGTATAACTAATATGTATATAGTTCTAAGGGACACTTCTTGTTTTATGGATAATATTTAAATATACAGGGTGGTTGATCTCCATTCCTGACAGGCTGATCAGATTCAATTGTTTGTGAAGGCAGAGAAGTGAGATTTTCACCGCTCAACTATCTTCTTCCTGGGATACGTCATTGCTGAAGGGAATGTCCAGATAGATCCTGAAAAAGGTGAGGGCGGTGGTGGATTGACCCCAACCCACATCCAGGGTGCAGCTACAACGGTTTCTGGGGTGTGCTAATTTATAACACTGTTTCATTTGGGGCAACAGCACCCTGGCGGCTcccctctctgcactcacctTTCCCAAGTACCGTTCACATGGTCCCCAGCTGTTGACAGGGCATTTGTGGACTTTAAGCAGCGGTTCACCACAgcccccatcctcatccatccgCAACCGGCCTGTCAGTTTGTGGTTGAGGTCAACGCTTCTGATGTGGGAGTGGGGGCCGTCCTGTCCCAATGGTCTGTCCAGGACCAaaagcttcatccctgtgccttcttgTCCCATCGTCTCAATTCCGAAAGGAACTATGATTTTGGGAGTTAAGATGGTGCTGGgagagtggaggcactggctggaagcgGCGGAACATCCATTTTTGGTGTGGACTGATCATAAGAATTTATAATACCTCCACCAAGTACCAGAACTCTGGGGGGGGTCTGGCTAACCGGATGTTCGTCCCTGATTCGGCCTGTCtcaggtcctggaatgggctcactcCACCAGGCTTACCAGTCACCCTGGTGCCCATCAAACTCTGGCTTTCCTCCGACAATGCTTCTGGTGTCCCACCATGGCTCCTGATGTCTCGGCCTTCTTTGCCGCATGCACGGTGTGTGGTCAAAATAAGACTCCATGGCAAGCTCCATCTGGCCTCCTTCAGCCACTCCCTGTCCCTCATCGCCCCTGGTCCCATATTTCCCTGGATTTTGACACTGGGCCTCCCCCCGTCAGATGGCAAcaccaccatccttacggtgCTGGACAGGTTCTCCAAAGCtgcccatttcatccctctccccaagTTACGTCCACCAAggagacgtgctgcaccatgagctggggcGTCTTCCGAATCCATGGACTCCCGGTCGACATAGTCTGATCagggtcctcagttctcatccagattctggaaggcgttctgcacccttaTCGTgtcatcggccagcctgtccttcGGGTTTCATCCCCAATCcaacggccagtcggagcgagccaatcaAGACATGGAAATGACACTTCGGTGTCTCATCTCTACTAACCCCACCAACTGGAGCCAGCAACTGGTGTGGGTGGAGTATGCTAGGAACACTCTTCCCTGCTCGGCCATTGGACTCTCCCCCTTCGAGTACTCCATGGGGTATCAGCCCCCACTCTTCCCGGAGCAAGAAGTAGAAGTCACACAACAAACTATCACGCTcagcacttaaggaaatcatgaatgtcatggctatattggaattagtggatttatggagacttaaataccctgacctcgtgagatatacatggcggaggctttGTCAAGCTTGTCAttttgactactttcttatgtcattctctctggAACCAAAAGTTacaaaagtgttgataggggacagaatgcggttggatcatcacataatt is a window encoding:
- the LOC112216757 gene encoding transcription intermediary factor 1-alpha isoform X1; this encodes MDESPEAAVDNDDLVIIVENEAESLPAEEERAKQLGGSLGLMDTCPVCKLNFHNREPKLLPCLHSFCNKCLPPPSRNLVNTEQRRDPQLQADSSKPREILNVIRCPVCRQECWEVEVLDNFFVKDSVEVPSSTVEKTSQVCMSCDDNTEATGFCVECVEFLCVTCIEAHQRVKFTRDHTIRQKEEMSPEAVGASTQKPVFCDIHKQEPLKLFCETCDRLTCRDCQLLKHKDHNYQFLEDAYRNHRQHLENMTHQLQEKRKAIEEVSNCINNGLQQVDENRKSVTNEIKKSICNLIMEINRKGKILVNQLETLTKDHEVGLKKQQEDVSHLTRHLDHVINFTKWATASHSGTALLYCKRLILCQIHYLMRANCNASIVPQSSVRFQCRSGFWASNVDLGSLAVERIPGRQPSSMQQGFPPGHPSQPGPGPRGEGQPGAFPPGSTAHQRGSTLAQLQLQVEKLAQHPNRAGQPPPNHWSWYQQGLKLPGPGPGGPPPQRPHQGGSPSQGPPNMVQIQQPGRSYGPPGPQTHPNPRSPTSMLQNAGFPPQSLRDLIHNSSFPPKPMDVLQGTSRYSHAPPNTGPISTQASIHQRNMMEAAQLRRSDPSGSSSLSMPNPRASYAPSLATAFPDRHAQGRQNSPMSKSSSSEANIGSASWKRTEPHAAAPPSAKRRRRSSPGPIIVIKDEPEDDDEVSFVQSSVGASASLPDSSTGIQPKPQQLSLPAPMLEPQLEPEPQLEPGPPLEPEAWPGPPLEPEAWPEPQLEPEPQLEPEPQLEPEPRLEPGARLEPEARPEPQLEPEARPEPQLEPEARPEPQLEPEARPEPQLEPEAQPETQVELEADPQPDREKAPGVPEDDPNEDWCAVCQNGGELLCCDRCPKVFHLNCHIPSLRESPSGEWFCSFCRDLASPEMEYNPDSQGESPAMKEEPGSERFPPVDKRKCERLLLCIYCNEFSTDFQEPASPLSIPEYKELIETPMDLSIVKSRLESKESPRYCSAEEFVKDVRLIFRNCAKYYQADTEVGGAGLSLEEYFEEQLKLLYQDRSFSGGREEGMIPPVEDEMEEGMEDDGMAPNEGDMPPVEDDLTPVEEGMPSMEKEGTEEAPVEGGMEEEGIPPLEESMEGEEASPVKGDSPPSDATEPADPSTRGASSPNLPSKDAPQPLSSTPDNPPCEEAPQPLSDTPDNPPDTSPADSQDTSPAAGLAIENEGTTEEMRDEAEEE
- the LOC112216757 gene encoding transcription intermediary factor 1-alpha isoform X2, whose protein sequence is MDESPEAAVDNDDLVIIVENEAESLPAEEERAKQLGGSLGLMDTCPVCKLNFHNREPKLLPCLHSFCNKCLPPPSRNLVNTEQRRDPQLQADSSKPLNVIRCPVCRQECWEVEVLDNFFVKDSVEVPSSTVEKTSQVCMSCDDNTEATGFCVECVEFLCVTCIEAHQRVKFTRDHTIRQKEEMSPEAVGASTQKPVFCDIHKQEPLKLFCETCDRLTCRDCQLLKHKDHNYQFLEDAYRNHRQHLENMTHQLQEKRKAIEEVSNCINNGLQQVDENRKSVTNEIKKSICNLIMEINRKGKILVNQLETLTKDHEVGLKKQQEDVSHLTRHLDHVINFTKWATASHSGTALLYCKRLILCQIHYLMRANCNASIVPQSSVRFQCRSGFWASNVDLGSLAVERIPGRQPSSMQQGFPPGHPSQPGPGPRGEGQPGAFPPGSTAHQRGSTLAQLQLQVEKLAQHPNRAGQPPPNHWSWYQQGLKLPGPGPGGPPPQRPHQGGSPSQGPPNMVQIQQPGRSYGPPGPQTHPNPRSPTSMLQNAGFPPQSLRDLIHNSSFPPKPMDVLQGTSRYSHAPPNTGPISTQASIHQRNMMEAAQLRRSDPSGSSSLSMPNPRASYAPSLATAFPDRHAQGRQNSPMSKSSSSEANIGSASWKRTEPHAAAPPSAKRRRRSSPGPIIVIKDEPEDDDEVSFVQSSVGASASLPDSSTGIQPKPQQLSLPAPMLEPQLEPEPQLEPGPPLEPEAWPGPPLEPEAWPEPQLEPEPQLEPEPQLEPEPRLEPGARLEPEARPEPQLEPEARPEPQLEPEARPEPQLEPEARPEPQLEPEAQPETQVELEADPQPDREKAPGVPEDDPNEDWCAVCQNGGELLCCDRCPKVFHLNCHIPSLRESPSGEWFCSFCRDLASPEMEYNPDSQGESPAMKEEPGSERFPPVDKRKCERLLLCIYCNEFSTDFQEPASPLSIPEYKELIETPMDLSIVKSRLESKESPRYCSAEEFVKDVRLIFRNCAKYYQADTEVGGAGLSLEEYFEEQLKLLYQDRSFSGGREEGMIPPVEDEMEEGMEDDGMAPNEGDMPPVEDDLTPVEEGMPSMEKEGTEEAPVEGGMEEEGIPPLEESMEGEEASPVKGDSPPSDATEPADPSTRGASSPNLPSKDAPQPLSSTPDNPPCEEAPQPLSDTPDNPPDTSPADSQDTSPAAGLAIENEGTTEEMRDEAEEE